GCTGGCGGACAACCTGCACAACTTCATCAAGCCCTCGGAGCCGGAGATGCCGCTGGAGGAACTGCTGCGCGAGTCGGCGGCCTCGTGGCGGGCGTTGGACTTGCGGCCCAAGTTCCACCTGGCGAGCCAGAAGCCGGACGGCAGGCCGGGAGCGCACGCGGACCGGATCGATCCCCGGGACTTCCGGGCGGTGGTGGCGGCGCTGGATGGCCCGGCGGACCTGATGTTGGAGGCCAAGGACAAGGACCTGGCCCTCTTCGCACTGCGTCAAGAAGCCGGGTCATTGAGCCAACCCGCCACCGTGTAGGCTCCCTCTCCCTCTGGGAGAGGGCTGGGGTGAGGGTCTGCCTCCAGCCGTGAACACCCCGTCACTTTAGAGGTGTGTTTCACGCGGGCGTTCTTCTAGGTTCCGCCCCGTCATGAAACGCACCTCTCCCGTCAAGCAGATCCTGCGCGCGGCCCTCGCGGTCGTACCGCTCGTCGCCAACCCGGCCTGTACGCCCTCGGCGCATGGTCCCAACGCGGTCACGCCCGAGGGCGCACGTGCGCCGATGCCGCCCGCGGAGGCGGCGCGGAGGTCCGCCGAGGCCCAGCCCGCGGCCGCGGCCACCGCTCCGGCTACCACCGAGGGGGCGCGCCAGTTCACCCAGCGCGTGAACGACGATCTGCGGCGCTTGTGGACGAGGCAGGCCACGGCCGAGTGGATCAAGTCCACGTACATCACCGACGACACCGAGCGGAACGCGGCGACGATCAACGAGGAGGTGATGGCCTACCTCAACCAGGCCATCAAGGAGGCGGCGCGCTTCAAGGACGTGCAGGGGGTGGACGCGGACAGCGCGCGCATGCTGCACCTGCTGCGCGTGTCCTCGTCGCTGCCGGCGCCGAGCGACGCGCAGAAGCGCGCGGAGCTGGCCTCCATCGCCGCGAAGCTCGAGGGCCTCTACGGCAAGGGCAAGTACTGCGGCAAGGACGGCAAGGGCCAGTGCAAGGACCTGGGCGAGCTGTCCGACGTGCTCGCCAAGAGCCGCAACTACGACGAGCTGCTCGACGCCTGGGTGGGCTGGCACGCCATCTCGCGGGAGATGCGCCCGCTCTACCAGCGCCAGGTGGAGATCTCCAACGAGGGTGCCCGGGAGATCGGCTTCCCGGACCTGGGCGCGCTCTGGCGCTCCAACTACGACATGCCCCCCGAGGCCTTCGAGAAGGAAGCCCAGCGGCTGTGGGGGCAGGTGAAGCCCCTCTATGACGAGCTGCACTGCTACGTGCGCACCCGCCTCGCCAAACAGTACGGCGAGGACAAGGTGCCCGCCGGCAAGGCCATTCCCGCGCACCTGCTCGGCAACATGTGGGCGCAGGAGTGGAACAACGTCTACAGCCTGGTGGAGCCCTACAAGGGGCAGCCCAGCCTGGACGTGGACGCCGAGCTGAAGCGGCAGAGCTACGATGCCGTTCGCATGGTGAAGACGGGCGAGGGCTTCTTCACCTCGCTGGGATTGCAGCAGCTCCCGGAGACGTTCTGGCAGCGCTCGCAGTTCACCAAGCCGCGCGATCGCGACGTGGTGTGCCACGCCAGCGCCTGGGACGTCACCTACGACAACGACCTGCGCATCAAGATGTGCATCAAGCCCACCGAGGAGGATCTGGTCACCATCCACCACGAGCTGGGTCACAACTACTACTACACGAACTACTACAAGCTCCCGGTGCTCTATCAGCAGGGCGCGCATGACGGCTTCCACGAGGCCATCGGCGATGCGATCACCCTGTCCATCACCCCGGGCTACCTCAAGCAGATGGGTCTGCTGAAGGCGGTGCCGCAGGGCGACAAGGGCCTCATCAACCTGCAGATGAAGGACGCGATGGAGAAGGTGGCGTTCCTGCCCTTCGGCCTGCTGGTGGACCAGTGGCGCTGGGAGGTCTTCTCCGGGCGGGTGAAGCCGGAGGACTACAACAAGTCCTGGTGGGCGCTGCGCGAGAAGTACCAGGGCGTACGCGCGCCGGTGGAGCGCACGGAGCAGGACTTCGATCCGGGCGCCAAGTACCACGTCCCCGCCAACGTCCCCTACACGCGCTACTTCCTGGCGCGCATCCTCCAGTTCCAGTTCCACCGCGCGCTGTGCCAGGCCGCCGGCCACCAGGGGGCCCTCCACGAGTGCTCCATCTACGGCAACAAGGAGGCCGGAAAGCGGCTCCAGTCCATGCTGGCGATGGGCGCGAGCAAGCCCTGGCCGGACGCGCTCGAGGCTCTCACCGGCCAGCGCGAGATGGATGCCTCGGCCATCCTCGACTACTTCGCCCCACTGCGCCGCTGGCTCCAGGAGCAGAACAAGGGGCAAAAGTGCGGTTGGTAGGGGTTCCCGGGTAGACAGGGCTCGCGACCCCGCCTAGATTTCCGCCTGCCCGGCCGGGCTTCATCCGGCCAGGCTCGGGCGGCGGATTTTCGTGGCCCGTCTTGAAAGAAGAAGAGAGCAAATGGCGACTGGTATTGTGAAGTGGTTCAACGATGCGAAGGGGTTCGGATTCATCACGCAGGACGGCGGTGGCGAGGACGTGTTCTGCCACCACTCCGCCATCAACATGGATGGTTTCCGCACCCTGGCCGAGGGCCAGCGGGTCGAGTTCGAGGTGACCCGGGGTCCCAAGGGACTGCAGGCGCAGAACGTGCGTCCCGCCTAGTCCGGCTCTCTTCGTCAGGTTGTTCCAAAAAGGGTCCGGCCCTCGGTGGTCGGGCCCTTTTCCATGTCCGGAGTCCTCAGCGTGTCCCTCCTGTCCAAGTCACGGTTCCTCCTTCGACGTGCCCCGATGTTCCCCCTGCTGGTCGCGCTCGGCTGCGCGTCCGGCCCGTCCCATGTCCAGGCGGGCGCTCCGTCCGCGGAGGCTCGTCCCATGAAGCCCGCTGAGCTCACCGCCCTGAAGGCCGAGCTCGTCGCCCGCCACGGCGAGGCCTCGCGCGCCCGCATCGAACGCGGTGTGGACCAGGTGGCCACGCTGTGGCGCGGGGAGGACGGGGACCTGGCCGCCTTCGCGCGCGAGCACTTCATCACCGACGAGAAGCAGCTGGAGGCGACCCTGGTCCGGCTGGAGACGGCCTTCGAGCAGCTCGATGGGCACGTGAATGAGATTGGCCGGGAGCTGCGCCGTCCCACGGACCTGGACCTGGGGCCGCTGCTGCCGGTGGATCCGCTGCTGGCGGCGTTCGACCCGGGCGCGCACGTCACCGAGGATCTCTTCAAGGCGAAGGTGGGCTTCGTGGCGCTGCTCAACTTCCCGCTCACCACGCTGGCCGAGCGGATGGAGCAGGGTCCCCGGTATACCCGCCGCCAGTGGGCCGAGGCGCGGCTCACGGGCCGCTTCAACCGCCGGGTGCCCGGTGAGGTGCGGCAGGCGTCGACGCGCGCGACCGCGAACGCGGACCTCTACATCGCCGAGTACAACGTCTGGATGCACCACCTGCTGGACGAGCAGGGGCGCCGGCCCTTCCCCAAGGGGATGCGGCTGATCAGCCACTGGAACCTGCGGGACGAGCTGAAGTCCCGGTACGCGGATCCGGAGGGGGTGGCGAAGCAGCGGATGATCGTCAAGCTGATGGAGCGCATCGTCACGCAGACGATCCCCGCGGCGGTCATCGACAACCCGCGCGTGGACTGGAATCCGTTCACCAACGAGGTGAAGGCCGCACCGGCCGAGGAGGTGGAGGCGGACGCGCCCCAGCGCCCGGTGGTGGTGGACGCGAAGCGCGAGGACGACGTGCGCTACGCGAAGCTGCTGGCGGTGTTCCAGGCGGCGCGGCTGGAGGATCCGTACGTGCCGGTGGCGCCCACGGCGATTGCTCGCAGCTTCGAGCTGGGACGCGAGCTGCCCGAGACCCGGGTGAAGGCGCTGCTGGAGCAGGTGCTGACGTCACCGTTGGTGCCTCGGGTGGCCAAGGAGATCGAATCGCGGTTGGGGCGCAAGCTGGAGCCGCAGGATCTGTGGTACGCGGGCTTCAAGGCGAACGCGAAGCTGTCGGAGGCGGAGCTGGACAAGCTGACGCGCCAGCGCTACCCGACGGCGGAGGCCTTCGCGAAGGACATGCCGCGCATCCTGCAGGGGTTGGGCTTCTCGAAGGAGAAGGCGGCCTTCCTGTCGGAGCACATCCGGGTGGATCCGTCGCGCGGGGCGGGGCACGCGATGCAGGCGGCGCGGCGGGGAGACTTCCCGCGCCTGCGCACGCGGCTGGGCCCCAACGGCATGGACTACAAGGGCTACAACATCGCGGTGCACGAGCTGGGGCACAACGTGGAGCAGGTGTTCTCGCTCTACGAGGTGGACCACACGTTGCTGGCGGGAGTGCCCAACAACGCCTTCACCGAGGCGTTGGCCTTCGTCTTCCAGGCGAGGGACCTCGAGCTGCTGGGGCAGGCGAAGCCGGACGCGGCCCGGGAGCGCGAGCGGGTGCTCAACGACTTCTGGCAGACGTGGGAGATCGCCGGGGTGGCGCTGGTGGACGTGGCGGTGTGGCACTGGATGTACGAGCACCCGGACGCCACGCCCGCGCAGCTGCGCGAGGCGGTGGTGCGCATCTCCCAGGAGACGTGGGACCGCTATTACGCGCCGGTGCTGGGAGGGCAGGGGACGCCGCTGCTGGGCATCTACAGCCACATGATCTCCTACCCCCTGTACCTGGCGGACTATCCGCTGGGGCACCTGATCGCTTTCCAGATCGAGGAGCACCTGCACAAGGCGGGCAACCTGGGGGCGGAGTTCGAGCGGATGGCGAGCCAGGGCGCGCTGACGCCGGACGTGTGGATGACGAACGCAACGGGTGCGCCGGTGAGCGCCGAGCCGTTGCTGAGGGCCACGGAAGCGGCGCTCGCGCGCTGAACCCCCTCTCCCTCTGGGAGAGGGCCGGGGTGAGGGTCTACGGGCTCGTCGGTCCCTCACCCCGGTTCCACTGGAACGCCTACTTCTTCGGCTGGGCCGGCTGGGCGCGCGGGACGTCCGCGCCCTGGCCGCCGATGCCGAGCAGCTCGACCTCGAACACCAGGGTGGCGCCGGGCGGGATGGTGGGAGGCTGGCCGCTCTCACCGTAGGC
This is a stretch of genomic DNA from Archangium violaceum. It encodes these proteins:
- a CDS encoding cold-shock protein, which codes for MATGIVKWFNDAKGFGFITQDGGGEDVFCHHSAINMDGFRTLAEGQRVEFEVTRGPKGLQAQNVRPA
- a CDS encoding M2 family metallopeptidase, with the translated sequence MKRTSPVKQILRAALAVVPLVANPACTPSAHGPNAVTPEGARAPMPPAEAARRSAEAQPAAAATAPATTEGARQFTQRVNDDLRRLWTRQATAEWIKSTYITDDTERNAATINEEVMAYLNQAIKEAARFKDVQGVDADSARMLHLLRVSSSLPAPSDAQKRAELASIAAKLEGLYGKGKYCGKDGKGQCKDLGELSDVLAKSRNYDELLDAWVGWHAISREMRPLYQRQVEISNEGAREIGFPDLGALWRSNYDMPPEAFEKEAQRLWGQVKPLYDELHCYVRTRLAKQYGEDKVPAGKAIPAHLLGNMWAQEWNNVYSLVEPYKGQPSLDVDAELKRQSYDAVRMVKTGEGFFTSLGLQQLPETFWQRSQFTKPRDRDVVCHASAWDVTYDNDLRIKMCIKPTEEDLVTIHHELGHNYYYTNYYKLPVLYQQGAHDGFHEAIGDAITLSITPGYLKQMGLLKAVPQGDKGLINLQMKDAMEKVAFLPFGLLVDQWRWEVFSGRVKPEDYNKSWWALREKYQGVRAPVERTEQDFDPGAKYHVPANVPYTRYFLARILQFQFHRALCQAAGHQGALHECSIYGNKEAGKRLQSMLAMGASKPWPDALEALTGQREMDASAILDYFAPLRRWLQEQNKGQKCGW